A window of Solanum stenotomum isolate F172 chromosome 3, ASM1918654v1, whole genome shotgun sequence contains these coding sequences:
- the LOC125860701 gene encoding uncharacterized protein LOC125860701, producing MEGKIEAAENELHNNNGLIKLQQQGKEIQSIHCDDATINEEEMNKISLLRAVVEKQDPSSKEVDDFAIRRFLRARDLDVEKASTMLLKYLKWKKSFVPNGYISPTEIPNEIAHNKMFLQGVDKLGRPIAVVFGGRHMPNKQGGLEEFKRFVVLALDKLCSRTSPGREKFVVIGDLQGFGYSNSDVRAYLGALSILQDCYPERLGKLIVVHVPYIFWTMWKLVYPFIDNNTKKKITFVENKRLTETLLQDIDESQLPDIYGGKMPLVPIHEA from the exons ATGGAGGGAAAAATTGAGGCAGCAGAAAATGAGCTACACAATAATAATGGGCTAATAAAATTGCAGCAACAAGGAAAAGAGATCCAATCAATACATTGCGATGACGCCACAATCAATGAAGAAGAGATGAACAAGATTTCTCTTCTGAGAGCTGTAGTTGAGAAACAAGATCCGTCTTCTAAG GAAGTTGATGATTTTGCGATAAGAAGGTTTCTTCGAGCAAGGGATCTGGATGTGGAAAAAGCTTCAACAATGTTGTTGAAATACCTAAAATGGAAGAAAAGTTTTGTGCCAAATGGGTACATTTCACCTACTGAGATTCCAAATGAGATAGCACACAACAAAATGTTCTTACAAGGTGTGGACAAATTAGGACGCCCCATTGCTGTCGTTTTTGGTGGCAGACATATGCCGAATAAACAAGGAGGTCTTGAAGAGTTCAAAC GATTTGTTGTCTTGGCTTTAGACAAACTCTGTTCAAG AACTTCACCAGGAAGGGAAAAGTTTGTGGTAATTGGGGATTTACAAGGTTTTGGCTATTCCAACAGTGATGTTCGTGCATATCTTGGCGCTCTATCCATTTTACAG GACTGCTACCCTGAAAGACTCGGAAAACTGATTGTGGTTCATGTTCCTTACATATTCTGGACAATGTGGAAGCTTGTGTACCCTTTTATTGATAACAACACCAAGAAGAAG ATTACATTTGTGGAAAACAAACGACTCACGGAAACTCTACTTCAAGACATTGATGAAAGCCAGCTACCAGATATTTATGGAGGCAAAATGCCATTAGTTCCTATTCATGAAGCCTAA
- the LOC125860044 gene encoding uncharacterized protein LOC125860044, which produces MSALFNFHSFLTVVLLWICTCTYVKMHFPALLEQRTGFRGFFWKAARIGERLSPWMAVGCLTMGVSIIFF; this is translated from the exons ATG TCAGCGCTCTTTAATTTCCATTCCTTCTTGACGGTAGTGCTGTTATGGATTTGTACATGCACTTATGTAAAGATGCATTTTCCGGCACTTCTTGAACAAAGAACTGG GTTTCGAGGATTCTTCTGGAAGGCTGCTAGAATAG GTGAGCGGCTGAGTCCTTGGATGGCTGTGGGCTGCTTGACAATGGGTGTTTCAATAATCTTCTTCTAA
- the LOC125857452 gene encoding glycine--tRNA ligase, mitochondrial 1-like has protein sequence MDPAQEAQNRETFRQAVTNTLERRLFYIPSFKIYRGVAGLYDYGPPGCAVKSNVLAFWRQHFVLEENMLEVDCPCVTPEVVLKASGHVDKFTDLMVKDEKTGTCYRADHLLKDFCKDKLERDPNLPAEKAAEFRHVLAVLDDLSSEELGAKIKEYGITAPDTKNPLSAPYPFNLMFQTSIGPSGVSPGYMRPETAQGIFVNFKDLYYYNGNKLPFAAAQIGQAFRNEISPRQGLLRVREFTLAEIEHFVDPEDKSHPKFPDVANLEFLMFPREDQVAGRSARRINIGEAVAQGVVNNETLGYFIGRVYLFLTHLGIDKDRLRFRQHLANEMAHYAADCWDAEIECSYGWIECVGIADRSAYDLRAHTDKSGVPLVAHEKFPEPREVEKLVIVPAKKELGLAFKGNQKMVVEALEAMGEKEAMEMKETLESKGEATFNVCTLDKVVTINKNMVSISKEIKKEHQRVFTPSVIEPSFGIGRIIYCLYEHSFNTRPSRDGDEQMNFFSFPPLVAPIKCTVFPLVQNQQYEEIARQIAKSLTVYGISYKIDITGTSIGKRYARTDELGVPFAITVDSATSVTIRERDSKQQIRVNVDEVASVIKEVTDGQSTWGDVLWKYPTHSS, from the exons G CATTTTGTTCTTGAGGAGAACATGTTAGAGGTTGATTGCCCATGTGTTACACCTGAGGTTGTGTTAAAGGCGTCAGGTCATGTGGATAAGTTCACTGATCTTATGGTGAAAGACGAAAAGACTGGCACTTGTTATCGTGCTGATCATCTGCTCAAGGACTTTTGCAAAGACAAGCTTGAGAGAGATCCTAATCTTCCTGCTGAAAAGGCTGCAGAATTCAGGCATGTGCTTGCTGTTTTGGATGATCTTTCTTCTGAAGAGCTCGGTGCTAAGATTAAGGAATATGGCATTACTGCTCCTGATACCAAGAACCCTCTTTCTGCCCCTTATCCTTTCAACCTCATGTTCCAAACCTCAATTGGGCCATCCGGCGTGAGTCCTGG TTACATGCGTCCAGAGACTGCTCAAGGCATTTTCGTCAACTTCAAGGACTTGTACTATTACAATGGAAATAAGCTTCCTTTTGCGGCTGCACAGATTGGTCAAGCTTTTAGAAATGAG ATCTCACCACGTCAAGGTCTCCTGAGAGTCCGTGAATTTACACTGGCTGAGATTGAGCACTTTGTTGACCCGGAGGATAAGTCTCATCCAAAATTTCCTGATGTTGCAAATTTGGAGTTCTTGATGTTCCCAAGGGAAGATCAGGTGGCTGGAAGATCAGCAAGGAGAATAAATATTGGTGAAGCAGTCGCCCAG GGAGTTGTCAACAATGAAACTCTTGGATATTTTATAGGAAGAGTATATCTATTTCTTACTCATCTTGGTATTGACAAAGATCGATTACGGTTTCGACAACATCTTGCAAACGAAATGGCACATTATGCGGCAGACTGTTGGGATGCTGAAATTGAATGTTCCTATGGATGGATTGAATGTGTTGGTATAGCTGATAGATCTGCCTATGACTTGCGTGCTCACACG GATAAAAGTGGTGTGCCTCTTGTGGCCCATGAAAAGTTTCCAGAGCCCAGGGAAGTAGAG AAGCTTGTAATAGTTCCAGCGAAAAAGGAGCTGGGTCTTGCTTTTAAGGGTAACCAAAAAATGGTGGTTGAAGCACTGGAG GCTATGGGTGAAAAAGAAGCAATGGAAATGAAAGAAACATTGGAGTCTAAGGGGGAGGCCACATTTAATGTTTGCACGCTTGACAAGGTTGTCACTATAAACAAGAATATGGTGTCCATCTCCAAGGAAATAAAGAAGGAGCATCAGAGGGTTTTTACTCCATCAGTCATTGAGCCATCTTTTGGTATTGGGAGGATAATATACTGCCTCTATGAGCATTCTTTCAACACCAGACCTAGCAGAGATGGTGATGAACAAATGAACTTTTTCAGTTTCCCTCCTCTCGTAGCTCCTATCAAATGCACAGTGTTTCCGTTGGTTCAGAATCAACAGTATGAGGAAATTGCTAGACAAATTGCTAAGTCACTGACTGTCTACGGGATCTCGTATAAGATTGACATAACAG GTACGTCAATAGGGAAAAGGTATGCAAGAACAGATGAACTTGGAGTTCCCTTTGCCATTACAGTGGATTCAGCAACCTCTGTGACGATCCGTGAAAGAGACAGCAAACAGCAGATTCGTGTGAATGTGGATGAAGTAGCATCTGTTATTAAGGAGGTAACTGATGGGCAGAGCACATGGGGTGATGTGTTATGGAAATACCCTACCCATTCTTCTTGA
- the LOC125857453 gene encoding floricaula/leafy homolog 1: MDPEAFSASLFKWDPRGAMPPPSRLLEPVAPPQPLPAPPPPQPLPTSSYLRSTRELGGLEELFQAYGIRYYTAAKIAELGFTVNTLLDMKDEELDDMMNSLSQIFRWDLLVGERYGIKAAIRAEWRRLEEEEARRRGHILSDGGTNVVLDALSQEGLSEEPPVQQQQHEREAAGSGGGGTWEVAGGRMKQRRRKKAATATGRERRGASGEEDDETEEPGEEDDENINEGGGAGGGISERQREHPFIVTEPGEVARGKKNGLDYLFHLYEQCRDFLIQVQTIAKERGEKCPTKVTNQVFRYAKKAGASYINKPKMRHYVHCYALHCLDEDASNALRRAFKERGENVGAWRQACYKPLVAIAARQGWDIDAIFNAHPRLAIWYVPTKLRQLCHSERSNAAAAASSSVSGGVADRLPHF; this comes from the exons ATGGACCCAGAAGCTTTCTCAGCGAGTTTGTTCAAGTGGGACCCAAGAGGTGCAATGCCACCACCAAGCCGTCTATTAGAACCGGTGGCGCCACCACAGCCTCTACCAGCACCACCACCTCCTCAGCCGCTCCCAACATCATCGTACTTACGGAGTACGAGGGAGCTAGGAGGACTAGAGGAGTTGTTTCAAGCGTACGGCATACGCTATTACACCGCCGCTAAGATAGCGGAGTTAGGGTTCACTGTGAACACGTTATTGGACATGAAAGATGAAGAACTTGATGATATGATGAATAGTCTCTCGCAGATTTTTAGGTGGGACCTACTCGTCGGAGAAAGGTACGGTATCAAAGCGGCGATTAGAGCTGAATGGCGGAGGCTGGAGGAAGAGGAAGCACGGCGCCGCGGACATATTTTGTCCGACGGTGGAACTAATGTCGTCCTTGACGCTCTATCACAAGAAG GATTATCGGAGGAACCACCAGTGCAGCAGCAGCAGCACGAGAGAGAAGCGGCAGGAAGCGGTGGGGGCGGGACATGGGAAGTTGCGGGTGGGAGAATGAAACAAAGGAGGAGGAAGAAAGCGGCGACGGCGACGGGGAGGGAGAGAAGAGGGGCGTCAGGAGAGGAGGATGATGAAACGGAGGAACCaggagaagaagatgatgagaataTTAATGAAGGTGGAGGAGCAGGAGGAGGAATAAGCGAGAGACAAAGGGAGCATCCGTTTATCGTGACGGAGCCTGGGGAAGTGGCACGTGGCAAAAAGAACGGCTTGGATTATCTGTTCCATCTCTACGAACAATGCCGTGATTTCTTGATCCAAGTTCAGACTATTGCTAAGGAACGAGGTGAAAAATGCCCTACTAAG GTGACGAATCAGGTGTTCAGGTACGCGAAGAAGGCAGGGGCAAGCTACATAAACAAGCCCAAAATGCGACACTATGTGCATTGCTATGCACTTCATTGTCTTGACGAGGATGCTTCCAATGCtctgaggagagctttcaaggAGCGAGGAGAGAATGTTGGGGCATGGCGACAGGCGTGTTACAAGCCATTGGTGGCTATAGCTGCTCGACAAGGCTGGGATATCGATGCTATCTTCAATGCACATCCTCGACTTGCCATTTGGTACGTCCCCACCAAGCTCCGCCAGCTGTGTCATTCTGAAAGAAGCAACGCGGCTGCAGCTGCTTCTAGCTCGGTTTCTGGTGGTGTTGCTGATCGCCTGCCGCATTTCTAA